Below is a genomic region from Rhinatrema bivittatum chromosome 8, aRhiBiv1.1, whole genome shotgun sequence.
atatcttttttttttaattaataaatacaatttcCTACCTCCTACCCCTGGAAAGGGCAAAGAGTTGCTTTAAATGTTTCCTTAAAAGCCCTAAAATACTAATTCATGCAGATGTCAGGCAGAGACTCTCACTTTTAAACAATTTAGCACCAAATTACCTCCTGAATTAAACGCGATTGtaataaaaaacttaaatttcaGTTCAACTGAAATAGAAAGAGGGGAGCTGGGGCGGCAGCACCGAGCCTCAGCTCTTCATCTCCTGCCACTTCACTTTCAGATGTCAGAGGAGACCCCAGGCGAGGGCAGCGCTGCGCCTCAGCTCTTCCCCTCCTGTCCCTTCACTTTCAGATGTCAGAGGAGACCCCAGGCGAGGGCAGCGCTGCGCCTCAGCTCTTCCCCTCCTGTCCCTTCACTTTCAGATGCCAGAGGGGACCCAGGTTAGGGCAGCACCGAGCCTCAGCTCTTCCCCTCCTGTCGCTTCACTTTCAGATGCCAGAGGAGACCCCAGGCGAGGGCAGCGCGGCGCCTCAGCTCTTCCCCTCCTGTCCCTTCACTTTCAGATGCCAGAGGGGACCCCAGGCGAGGGCAGCGCGGCGCCTCAGCTCTTCCCCTCCTGTCCCTTCACTTTCAGATGCCAGAGGGGACCCCAGGCGAGGGCAGCGCGGTGCCTCAGCTCTTCCCCTCCTGTCCCTTCACTTTCAGATGCCAGAGGGGACCCCAGGCGAGGGCAGCGCGGCGCCTCAGCTCTTCCCCTCCTGCCGCTTCACTTTCAGATGCCAGAGGAGACCCCAGGCGAGGGCAGCGCGGCGCCTCAGCTCTTCCCCTCCTGTCCCTTCACTTTCAGATGCCAGAGGGGACCCCAGGCGAGGGCAGCGCGGCGCCTCAGCTCTTCCCCTCCTGCCGCTTCACTATCAGATATCAGAGGGGACCCAGGTTAGGGCAGCACCGAGCCTCAGCTCTTCCCCTCCTGCCGCTTCACTTTCAGATGCCAGAGGGGACCCCAGGCGAGGGCAGCGCTATCATTTGCTTCCCCCAGCCCTGAAGCAAATCCGCCTCTGCGCCTCTTCCGAGGGGGAGACCATCCCAGCGCTTCCGCTGCACACAGACAGGAAAAGCGTTTGCGATTATAAAACAGATTCTGCCTAGCCCAGCGCCCTTCTTCCCATTCCCAGCCCACATTAATCAGAAGCCGTTCTAGGGGAGATTTGCTTACTGCGGTTTCATGTGTCTTCAAAAGGAATTGAGCAGAAAGTGTCCTCCGGTCCATTAGAAATAAACACCAAGAGGGAAGCTTGCAAAGAGAGCGGACTCGGTGTCCTGGTGGCAGCTGGAGGGTGCCGGGTCGGGCCGACGCCACCAGGAAGGGAACACATTCAGCTGGGTTTAGTGGGACAGAATAATAGCAAAAGCGAATAACCAAATCCCACAATTTTACAATAAATGTACAAAACCTTACCAGTGCAACAGCCAAAAGTTCCATTCCTGAATATCACACGGGTAAAAccatggcacacacacacacacacacacacacacacacaccatactatACCCATCATATGCAAAGTAAATATTTACAAAACAGGCCGGGAATTAATAAACCTGACCCCCTTCGCGGGAAAACTGCTTCTTCAGGGGGACTTTTTAAACATAACAAattgcaaaaaaacatttttaataaaatgtgtgcacaggTCACAATAATGGCATGTCCTACGGCCATAACAGATAGGAAGGATATAGTAACAAGGCAccataaaaaatattaataaaacagataaaaggGGCCTGAGTACATTTCACAAAGTATTTTATTGACAAAATCTTTCAACATGTAAGTTACACGCAAAACACCAGATGTGAATGCACAGTATAACAATGTAAAAATTCATAGATTCCCAGCTGTAGGTCCTAGATTTGCCGATGCGATTGCTTCCCAAAGACAGCAACAGATTAAAAGAGGTGTTTGTTCCACGAAGTTTAATGGGACAcggtcagcatggatttacccaagggaagtcttgcttcataaatcttgattttttttaagaggttaataaacttgtggataaaggtgaaccggtagatgtggtgtatttggattttcagaaggcgtttgacaaagtccctcatgagaggcttctaagaaaactaaaaaatcatgggataggaggcgatgtcctttcgtggattacaaactggctaaaagacaggaaacagagtaggattaaatggtcaattttctcagtagaaaaaggcaaacagtggagtgcctcagggatctgatcttggaccagtgctttttaatatatttataaatgatctggatagaggaatgacaagtgaagtgatcatagaaacatggaaatgacggcagaaaaggaccaacaatctatccagtctgctcatcaaGCTCGTGGTAGTTTCTGCctcaccatacaagtcacccccatacttagtttcctaGATCGTCACAgccagggccctcgttggttgctgttttggATCAAAAGTTTCGGTTACCTCTTGCCATGaagcagagcaatgttggagatgcatcaaGAGTTAGAGGcgtattggttaaaggtagtaaccgccacatcagtaagttacccccatgctcatttgtttttccagaccgtaaaattcagtgtcgttgttggttgctgtctgaatctaatttccccTTTTCTAattcctgcctttgaagcagagagcaatgatggagttgcattaacagtatgaaggcttattgccgccacaccagcaaattacccccatctactcttttcttcatttccatcaaatttgcagatgatacaaaattattcagagcagttaaatcacaagcggattgtgataaattgcaggaggaccttgcgagactggaagattgggcatccaaatggcagatgaaatttaatgtagacaagtgcaaggtgatgcatatagggaaaaataacccatgctgtagtcacagaatgctaggttccatattaggagctaccgcccaggaaaaagatctgagtgtcatagtggataatactttgaaatcctttgtTCAttgtgcagcggcagtcaaaaaagcaaacagaatgttaggaattattaggaaaggaatggaacataaaatggagaatgtcataatgcccctgaaTCACTCCGTGGTGAGGTTGCACTGGGTGTACTGTGTGCAGTTATGGTTGTCACATCTTTAAAAAGATaagagttgcactggagaaggtacagagaagggcgaccaaaatgataaagggggacggaacggctcccctatgaggaaaggctaaagagtttaaggctgttcagcttggagaagagacgggtgaggtctacaaaataatgtatgaaatagaatgagtaaatttaaatcagttatttactatttaaaaaaatacaagaactagggggtcactccatgacgttagcaagtagcacattcaaaacctATCCCACAGAattctttttttcactcaatgaacctttaagctctggaattcattgccagaggatgtagtaaaggaagttagcatagctgggtttaaaaagatttggacaattcctggaggagaagtccataaccaaGTAGacatagaggataattttcaaaaggagttacatgcgtaaatttaactactattgtagcaattttcaaaagcccacttactcgaataaagtgcatttactggagtaaaaccCAGCTTtatttgagtaaatgctttttaaaattaggcatttaaagaatagccactactaATCATTGggcgatagcagcatgggatctatttactgtctgagatcttgccaagtacttgtgacctggattggccactgttggaaacaggatgctgggcttcatggactctcagtctgacccagtttggcacaTTCTTATGGTGGTTTAATAGTTCAAGACCGTGAGACACCAGTAGGGAAACGCGTTCAGCTTAGTGGGCCAGGACTGGGAGATACCAGTTAGGGAACAAGTTCAGCTGCTCGTTTAATGAGTTAAGACCGGGTGGCACTAGTAAGGGAACACATTtagcctgggtttttttttagtggatTGAGACCGAGTGGCACCAGTAAAGGAACACGTTCAGCTGGTGATTGACTGGGATGGGGCTGGAAGCCGCCCTGCTCATCTACCCCTTTGCTCTCTTGCAGGTGCAGAAGTGAGTGCCATGCTGGATGCCATGGAGGTGCCCAGCCACGCCCGTCACCTGCTGCTGCAGCTTAACAGCCAACGGACCAAGGGCTTCCTCTGCGACGTGATCATCGTTGTGCAGAACGCGCTCTTCCGGGCCCACAAGAACATCCTGGCAGCCAGCAGCGCCTACCTCAAGTCCCTCGTGGTGCATGACAACCTCATCAACCTGGACCACGAGCTGGTGAGTCCCGGCATCTTCCGGGCTGTGCTCGACTTCATCTACACGGGACGGCTGAACGAGGCAGAGTCGGGACTGGAGCCCAGCCTGGCCGCGCTGCTGGCTGCCGCCACCTACCTGCAGATTACCGACCTCGTGGCCCTGTGCAAAAAGCAACTGAAGCGCTCAGGCAAGTACCGGCAGCTGCGGAGTGGAGCCTACGGGCCCTATGGGAAGGTGCTGCCCTGTTACCCTCCGCGGGCTGCggctcctgcccctgccccacccggGCCCTCACTTGACACACACCGTGCTGAACTTTATGCTGCTGGCCCCCAGGGGGCCTCGTTGCCCCTGCCTCTCTGTGGCCTGGACCTGACCAAGAAGAGCCCCCCCGGGCCCTCAGCTCACGGGGCACCGGAGGGCACTGCCCAAGCTTCTGAGTCCCTCTACCACTGGCTGAAGCCCGAGCCCCCAGGTGGACCCTACCCCGAGCCCGACGAGGACAAGAGCAGCAGCGGCGGGGGCtgcgaggaggaggaagaggaggaggaggaggaggagggggacacaGGGAGCAGCGAGGAGCCCCCCGGGCTGGGCTCAGGCCCCGGCCCTGGCTATGAACCCGAGAGTCTGGGCCACAATGTGTACGTGTGCATCCCCTGCGGCCAGGGCTTCCCCAGCTCGGAGCAGCTGAATGCCCACGTGGAGGCTCACGCGGAGGGGGATCCCCCCGGAGAGCCCCCCGGGGATCCCCGACCCTATCGCTGTGCTTCCTGCCACAAGAGCTACAAGGACCCCGCCACCCTGCGCCAGCACGAGAAGACGCACTGGCTGAGCCGGCCCTACCCCTGCACTATCTGTGGCAAGAAGTTCACGCAGCGTGGCACCATGACCCGCCACATGCGCTCCCACCTGGGCCTGAAGCCCTTTGCTTGCGACGCCTGTGGGATGCGCTTCACCCGCCAGTACCGGCTCACTGAGCACATGCGCATCCACTCGGGCGAGAAGCCCTACGAGTGCCAGGTGTGCGGGGGACGCTTTGCCCAGCAGCGTAACCTGCTCAGCCACATGAAGATGCATGGGCCCGGGGGCCCCACCGAGAGCCTGCTGGCAGTGGCCCGCCTGGGTGCCCAGCAGCTGGCACATAACTCTCCCTTCCTCAGTGACGTCAAGGCTCTGGACAGCCTCTACCCGCTGGCCAAGTTCACGGCCGAGCACCTGGGACTGAGCCAGGAGAAGGCAGCCGAGGTGCTGCACCACGACAGCCGACTCATCGACAGGTTCTCCCCGGCCTAgggagttgagggggggggggggggggaggggggaaagagcaCCTCGTGCCAGACCACAGCGAAGCGAGCCACAATCAGAAAACAACCAAGCCACGCCGCGCTGGGGAAGAATGGACTGTGCCCAGGCCAGAGCACATCAAGCCATACCAAGCCAAACTAAGCCGAGCCGTGCCAAGGAGAAACCAGCTCTGCCAGGGcaagccaaagaaaaaaaaaaccaaaaaccgcaAGCCAGGCCAtgccaaagaaaaacaaaagtaagTAAGCTACATTGCGGAGATGAAAGTGTGTGCCGTGCTGAGCCAGCTCCCAGGACCTCTTACAAGGGGTGAACCCCCATGGCCTGTGAAATGGGGTCAGAAGCAGAGGAGCTGGATGCCCGGACTGCAGCCGCTTCCCGTCCTTCCACCCCCCACTGGCTCCGCTCTCACTGACTTTGCCTGCAGACAGTCGGGGGTGCAATGATAAATGTGACCGGGCACTCAGGCCCTCAGAAGCACTGGGAGCTAGAtttctcagggggggggggggggggggggggggtactgacTGACGGCATTTGcttgtgctgattttttttgtatcATGTGGAGATGCTGCCAGGACTAGCGAGGGGCCCCCGCAGTGATTTCTTTACCGCTCCGGAGGGCCAGAGGGTGCCCCGGGAGGAGGTGGAGTGtcagcccctgcccccccccccccccccaccgtcttGCCCACTCCTCCTCAGATTGTGCGAGATGCCCGTGCTTCGGGCTAGGCCGCGCAGGTAGGACATACAGACGGCATTTCTTTCTGGGCCCCGCTCAGGTCGGCTGCTGCAACCAAGTCCAACTGAAACAGCCAAAAAAAATGTGGGTTAATGCGATTAGCCTGCCATCCCAGAAGTAGCTCACGACTTGCAGAAACAACTCTCTTTTTCATTTATCAGTGCCTCAGGCAATCTGTGTgtagaagggggggagggggtagagatGGGGGGCAATAGTGCAGGGAGAGGTGCGGCCAatgccaggggagggggggggggggaatcggggCTTGCTACATGCAGTGGTGTCCACATCAGGGAGACTCTCTCTGGTTTTCTCCAGAACACAGGGACTttcacaaaaccttttttttttttttgccctcccTGCTCCGCTGAAGCTCCCAACAGCCCTACTTGCTCCAGACAGAAGAGGCAGCGTCATGTTTGACCTTCTGAGCCTGGAGCAGTGAGGTGACATTTTCTCCAGGTGTTGGGTGGCATTGGCAGAGACCACAGCTGTGccgacaggtgtgtgtgtgtgtgtgtgtatgtgtgtgtgtatatatatgtgtgtgtgtgtgtgtgtggtgtgtgtgtgtatgtgtgtgtatgtgtgtgtgtatgtatgtgtgtgtgtgtatgtgtatgtgtgtgtgtatgtgtgtgttgtgtatatgtgtatgtgtgtgtgtgtatgtgtgtgtgtgtgtgtgttatgtgtgtgtgtatatatgtgtgtgtgtgtgtgtatatatgtgtgtgtatgtgtgtgtgtgtgtatgtgtatgtatgtgtgtgtgtgtgtatgtgtgtgtgtgtgtatgtgtgtgtgtatgtgtatgtatgtgtatgtgtgtgtgtatatatatgtgtatgtgtgtatgtgtgtgtgtatatgtgtgtgtgtgtgtatatgtgtgtgtgtgtatgtgtgtgtatatatgtgtatgtgtgtgtatgtgtgtgtgtgtgtatgtgtatgtatgtgtgtgtgtgtatgtgtgtgtgtgtatgtgtgtgtgtatgtgtgtgtgtatgtgtatgtgtgtgtatgtatgtgtgtgtgtgtgtgtgtgtgtgtgtctgtagtcctgtgtgtgtgtgtgtgtgtgtgtgtgtgtgtgtgttgtctgTGTGGTGTGGTTCGCTCTGTGTCTGTGGTGATGTGTGTTCTGTTGCTCTGTGTTGTGTGGTGTATTgtcttgtgtctgtgtgtgtgtgtctatgtgtgtgtcactctgtgtctgtgtgtgtgtgttctgtgtctgtgtgtctgtctgtgtgtgtatatgtgtgtgtctctgtgtgtgtgtgtatatatgtgtatgtgtgtgtgtgttatgtgtatgtgtgtgtgtgtatgtgtgtatgtgtgtgtgtgtatatgtgtatgtgtgtgtgtgtatatgtgtgtgtatatatgtgtatgtgtgtgtgtgttatgtgtatgtgtgtgtgtgttatgtgtatgtgtatgtgtgtgcacctgTGGTCCTATGCACCACGGAAGCACGACAGTGAATCCGACTCCAATCCTCGCTCCTCCTTCCCTTTCCAGCCGGGGGTAGGGACGGCAGCAGGATTGGGAGTCCTTTCCTGCGCCGAAACGTTCGGAACTTGCAGTCTGGAAAGCGGTTTCTTACCGAGAGTGAAAATGAAGCAAAGCTGCCCGGGTCTCCTGGGCGCTACTGCTTGCACTTCCAAGGCAGAAGTCATTGCTGGGTGTTTGAGAGCAGGAAGGCTTTGGGGTCAGTAACATGGGCAGGACGGGCCACCCTCTGCCTCTCCTACTGCAAGAAATGCTGGGGGTTGGCAGCTTTTGCTCTGGGACATCCTGCATTGCTCCGAACAATGGAAGGACCTTTGAAATGGAGCCGATTCCAGAAAGCATCGGATGTTTAGTTATTACCAGAGCAGCTTCGAACTGGCACTTTCCATGGGaagactggagagggaggagtgcaggggaagaggagggagggtcTGCAGGGGAGTGATGTTAAGGTTGTacccggtggggggggggagggggagttcccCCTGTATTACAAGAAGGggagcaggaacaagctgagTGGTGGTACAGGGATTATTAACATCCCGTcagcatacacagcactgtacaaatgtGCCTGCTGATTGCGGgtctccaataaaaaaaaaaaaaagaagcaaagagtAGCGCCAACACTCGTTGGTGTATTTCACGCCTGTAGTGTGCACAAAGCTGAGGAAGAAAAGGCCAATCCAGGAAAAATATTCtctggttagaacagcaggcagTCATAGGACCAAGCCCAAAGATTTTAATCAGACGGCCATCTGACTTTTTATTCTGAGCATTGCAGAACACAGAACTAAATATGTAAAATTCATTACAATCAGAAAACTGCACCTATGGCTAAacgttaatatatatatatatatatatatatatatattgcaacaCATTTCTAATGCATTAGTTAAATTCATCTCCTTCTGTTTATTAGCCAACACATCCCGTGCTTTGGCATCATCTCCTGCCTCAGTTATCCCCCTCATAACTGGAGAAGTCCAGGTCAGCTGCCCGGACTGGGGCAGTTCTGGGAGCTTCAAGCAATGGGTTCCAGTTATCTCCCTAAAGCAGGCACGTTGCACCATATATTCTAACAGTGGAAtaaacaggccacagctttaacATGTGGAGAAGCAAAATGAACCCCTAAATCAATGCAGAACTCGCGCCAAGGACACATTATCCACTTTTTGCCCTGCTGGGCATCTGGGGCATGGGGACAGGCACAACACGCAGCCCCCACCCATTTTATTTCAACCACACCCCCAGATCATCCCTGTTCATGGTCTGAGTCACCTTTACTTGTTCCCCAGTCACTGACACTGTGGTCTGAGCACTCGGGGGAGGGCTGTTTTCTGaactaaactcctcctcaccatcaGCCCAGGTGCCCCCTATCTAATGGCATCTCAGCACCTCCacctttttggctgctgctgtgaCCAGATCCTAGCTAAAGCCCTCGGCAGATAGATATTCGTTATCTTTCTGTACAGATTTATTAATCACCTACTGCATAAGTGCCAGGCGATGTCCAATAAAAACACACGTACATTTCAGAACATACATTGCACATACTGACGATAACGAGCCAAACGAAGGTAAAATGGTCACATTCCTCAGATCTGATCCTGTAGTGTGGGGGGTGGGATTTAACCTTTTCTCCAGTCTTCCTGCCTTTGTGCTGGTGCTTCTGTTCTCCTGTCTCCAACTTGTCCCTCTTATTCCCCTCTCTACCCCTAGCTGGCTTCTAGACTCTTAATCTGGCCAGTCCCCTGGGACCTGGCACTTTTGTCTCTCTGCTCGGGGGGGATCCCAACATCCACTCGTTCTTTATGACCAccttggcagaggggacccgtagCTATGTCATGCACGTCTGGTACCAGCGGTGCAGTCACAGTAACTTTAGCCACACAGAGCTGGATTGAAGACTATGGCACTCAGAGGCAGGGTATTAGAGGTTAGGGGGTTTTTACTTCCAGGAAATCAACGTGCACGGATTTTGGGCTCCTGTTCTGGGCCTCGTGTGGGTTGGCTCCCTGGGGCGTGAGGGCCTCTCCCCTTCTGCACCTCGGCTGGACGGTACATTGCAGTTTCACTGCTTCACTCTACCTTGAAGGTGCAGTCCTAGTGGCTGCCTGCCTGCTGAACACTTGGAGCTCAAAATGAAAGCAACTTACTGAAAGAAAATGCAAATCTGTTTTGAAACGTATCAGCCTGTGAGATTTCAGCAGTAGCTGAGGGAGGCTCGGCAGGACAAGGGGAGAGAGAAGCGGACAGGCTAAGCGCAGAGAGAACTGTCAGGGTTATAAATAGAAAGTTACGGCCCTTTGGAGTGGTCTGATGGTTAAAACCTATCACCAGTgaagcttgccctgctgctgTCTGTGGCACCTGAAGCAACTCTCCTAGGGCCCTAATGGAACTAAGCATCTCCCCCAGAGAAACGCAGCAAGAAGGCCTTTGTCTCCTCCAGCCTCTCTTCTAACCTCAGCTCTGCCCTCTGTTTTGTGTGGCCCTGGGCAAGCCACATAGCAGCCCTCACCTCTCCCTTTAGAAGTTTCCACAGCCTGGACACTAGGAATTGGCCATGAAACTGTTTATCCCGATTCTGAATTATTAACCCTTCCTCTTTGGAAGGCACGTGCTGTAGCAATCCAGGCTCTAGTTATTACAATCCTACTTCGTGGTGCTTTTGGAAACCAGGAATTTCTTGCTTTCCACCATCACTCTGCTACAGAATGTAGCATTATACAGTTTTTTTACAGTATTAGGGAGTAATTATTTTTAGGCGTTCTTTACAGCCAATGCTTCAAGTTGATGCTGATTCCCCGACCATGTCCTTTTTTTCAACTTGCCTTCATAACTCTTCGTTGCCAGGAAAATTGTGTGAAACTTCTATGGCTTTTGGAAAAATAGGCATGCAAGTCAATTATATTAGATGCATTAAgaaggcatccacttccacataAGTGAGGATTTTTCCTGTGCCAAGGAAATTATGTGTAGACATTAATTAGCAACCGAAAGTTAATGTGTAAGTTGAAAAAACACAGATGGGAATCGGTAAGTGCACACACAATAACATCTTTATCACAACATGTACACGTACACACAGAAACTAAAGCAAGCTCTCAAATAAACACACAGTGACATAGtcacatgtatacacacacaaactcaagGAAGTTCTCAAGTGCACACACAATGATATCttcatcacaccacacacacatgcacacaaactcaAGCAAGCTCTCAAGTACACTCACAGATAACTTCTCTATCACAATTTGTGTACACACACAAACTTAAGCAAACTGTCAGAACACACACAATGATAACCTGTCacaatgtgtgcacacacacacacaagctcaagCAAACTCTCAAGTGAACAGACATcatcacatatatacacacacacacacaaacacaagcaagCTCAAGTGCATACATGATATCTTCATCACAACATGTACACATACAAACTCAAGCAAGTTCTTAAGTTCACACACATCTCAGTgatgtgtatacacacacaaactcaagCGAGCTCTCAAGTGCATAGACATCTTTATCACATGTACATACACACAAAAATTCAAGCAAGTTCTTAAGTTCACACATAATGACATCACAACACGTACACACAAGCACTGAAGTGCACACACAAAAAGATCTTtgttacatatacacatacccaaaACCTCAACCAAGCTCTCAAGTATACACACAATAACATCGTtgtcacatgtacacacacaaacCGAAGCAAGCTCTCAAGTGCACACACAATGACATCTTCCTCAGAACATGTACACACACAACAAAAACACATGCTCTCAAGTACACCCATCCAGCCTCaatttctctcactttcacacacacaaacacatctccctcacacacaacgAACCACTCACAGCTCTTGCCTcgctctcgctcacacacacacaaatttcgGAAATCTGTGCTCAATATAAATGGTCTTTACTACATCGAGTACACCTCTTTCCACTCTGCTTTATTATCAGTGACCGTCTTGATTATTCTTTTGACCATCAATTTCTTTCTGTTCCTTTGGGCCTCCAGATCAATCAGAAGCAGCTTGTAATGGGCCACAGCTTCATGAACTTTCATTCACAGCCTTGCCCCTCTTTCTATGTAACCCCATGCTGCAGTAACAGTTCTAGGCGAGGGGCCATA
It encodes:
- the HIC1 gene encoding hypermethylated in cancer 1 protein, with translation MIIPGELRGLPQARGHPGAEVSAMLDAMEVPSHARHLLLQLNSQRTKGFLCDVIIVVQNALFRAHKNILAASSAYLKSLVVHDNLINLDHELVSPGIFRAVLDFIYTGRLNEAESGLEPSLAALLAAATYLQITDLVALCKKQLKRSGKYRQLRSGAYGPYGKVLPCYPPRAAAPAPAPPGPSLDTHRAELYAAGPQGASLPLPLCGLDLTKKSPPGPSAHGAPEGTAQASESLYHWLKPEPPGGPYPEPDEDKSSSGGGCEEEEEEEEEEEGDTGSSEEPPGLGSGPGPGYEPESLGHNVYVCIPCGQGFPSSEQLNAHVEAHAEGDPPGEPPGDPRPYRCASCHKSYKDPATLRQHEKTHWLSRPYPCTICGKKFTQRGTMTRHMRSHLGLKPFACDACGMRFTRQYRLTEHMRIHSGEKPYECQVCGGRFAQQRNLLSHMKMHGPGGPTESLLAVARLGAQQLAHNSPFLSDVKALDSLYPLAKFTAEHLGLSQEKAAEVLHHDSRLIDRFSPA